Proteins encoded in a region of the Diospyros lotus cultivar Yz01 chromosome 9, ASM1463336v1, whole genome shotgun sequence genome:
- the LOC127810532 gene encoding LOW QUALITY PROTEIN: solute carrier family 40 member 3, chloroplastic-like (The sequence of the model RefSeq protein was modified relative to this genomic sequence to represent the inferred CDS: deleted 1 base in 1 codon) produces the protein MGLDVVSRPPLGPLLLSQSCSSSSPSSWSPPFPLRHRFPGRRRLNSQFAPRRLEVFYARCSITETEVPNHVHTDKEVQNEFSSAASNCSVPIVHIKSDILEVESSNLLVEDTYFDNLLTTLPVLSEEEQNVLAATPAHPAGLYALYASCVAGNLVEQLWNFAWPAVIALLHPSLLPIAIMGFFAKLAVIVGGPFVGKLLDHFPRVPAYMFLSTVQVAAQLLSVAMIVHAHMVHPSVSSMVSRPWFVVLVLAGAVERLSGLALGVAVERDWVVLLAGANRPVALAQANATLSRIDLLCEIAGASLFGILLSKYNPVTCLKLVAGLMIWTLPVAVGLMWLTNKLSKGVLDRPKSPQACCRNSTERPLLDTENIVKMSVEATKHGWVEYLQQPVLPASLAYVLLYFNVVLAPGGVMTAFLTQHGLTPSIIGGFSGLCAFMGVAATYLSANMVKQFGVLKAGAVGLISQAILLTIAVAVYWSGSLSERTPLLFFLCLIVLSRLGHMSYDVIGVQILQTGIPASKANLIAATEVSVASLAESAMLGVAIIANDASHFGFLAMLSLLSVVGAAWLFCRWLVNPTDAQRRLFSFDPQF, from the exons ATGGGCCTCGATGTCGTTTCTCGCCCGCCACTCGGCCCTCTACTGCTTTCTCAATCCTGTTCGTCTTCGTCGCCATCGTCGTGGTCGCCACCGTTCCCACTGCGGCATCGCTTCCCCGGTCGTCGACGGTTGAATTCCCAGTTTGCCCCTCGCAG GTTGGAAGTTTTTTATGCTAGATGTTCAATAACAGAAACTGAAGTACCCAATCATGTTCACACTGACAAAGAAGTCCAGAATGAATTTTCATCCGCTGCATCTAATTGTTCAGTCCCAATTGTTCATATAAAATCTGATATCCTTGAGGTTGAATCTTCAAATTTGCTGGTTGAAGATACTTATTTTGACAATCTGTTGACAACATTGCCA GTCTTATCGGAGGAGGAGCAGAATGTCCTTGCTGCAACCCCTGCACATCCAGCAGGATTGTATG CCTTGTATGCTAGTTGTGTAGCTGGAAATTTGGTGGAACAGCTCTGGAATTTTGCATGGCCTGCTGTTATTGCATTGCTTCATCCAAGCCTTCTCCCAATTGCAATAATGGGTTTCTTTGCTAAG CTTGCAGTAATTGTTGGGGGCCCTTTTGTTGGTAAACTTTTGGATCATTTCCCTAGAGTACCTGCATATATGTTTTTGTCAACTGTCCAG GTAGCTGCTCAGCTTTTATCCGTTGCTATGATAGTCCATGCCCATATGGTTCACCCATCTGTGTCATCCATGGTTTCCCGCCCTTGGTTTGTTGTTTTAGTATTAGCTGGGGCTGTCGAGAGGCTGTCTGGGTTGGCTCTGGGGGTTGCAGTGGAACGTGACTGGGTTGTGCTG TTAGCAGGAGCAAATCGGCCTGTTGCTCTTGCACAGGCAAATGCTACTCTTAGTCGAATTGATCTTCTCTGCGAG ATTGCTGGAGCATCTCTATTTGGCATTCTCCTGTCTAAATACAACCCTGTGACCTGCTTGAAGCTTGTTGCTGGTTTAATGATATGGACACTTCCTGTTGCA GTTGGTCTCATGTGGTTAACCAACAAACTTTCTAAAGGGGTTCTTGATCGTCCTAAATCTCCACAAGCATGTTGCAGAAATTCTACAGAAAGACCTTTGCTGGATACTGAGAATATAG TGAAGATGAGTGTGGAGGCTACCAAGCATGGGTGGGTTGAATACTTGCAGCAGCCTGTGCTCCCAGCAAGCCTAGCATATGTTCTTCTTTACTTCAATGTTGTTCTTGCTCCTGGTGGAGTGATGACAGCATTCTTAACGCAGCATG GTCTAACTCCATCAATAATTGGGGGGTTTAGTGGATTATGTGCTTTCATGGGTGTTGCAGCAACATATCTATCCGCAAACATGGTCAAACAGTTCGGAGTTTTAAAG GCTGGAGCAGTTGGACTGATATCACAGGCTATACTTCTTACGATTGCTGTTGCTGTTTATTGGAGTGGATCTCTTTCTGAGCGGACTCCACTCCTATTCTTCTTGTGTTTGATT GTATTGTCAAGGTTGGGACACATGTCATATGATGTCATCGGGGTGCAGATTCTTCAAACTGGGATCCCAGCATCTAAAGCAAATCTTATTGCAGCAACAGAGGTTTCTGTTGCTAGCTTGGCAGAGTCTGCAATGCTGGGAGTTGCAATAATTGCAAATGATGCTTCACATTTTGGATTCCTAGCAATGTTATCACTCCTATCGGTAGTTGGAGCAGCATGGTTATTCTGCCGATGGTTGGTGAATCCTACAGATGCACAAAGAAGACTT TTCTCTTTTGATCCACAATTTTGA